The Eretmochelys imbricata isolate rEreImb1 chromosome 19, rEreImb1.hap1, whole genome shotgun sequence genome contains a region encoding:
- the PAQR7 gene encoding membrane progestin receptor alpha, translated as MATIVPEKLSRLFINVQQLWQVPRLLETAFPSPPCTVGTSDVPKVFWKPYIHTGYRPLNRTWKYYFLTLFQPHNEAVNVWTHLVAALILLLRFQRLSQTVDFVSDPHAHPLFIIAIASITYLTFSTLAHLLQAKSEVWHYSFFFMDYVGVAIYQYSSALVHYYYAIEPDWHARIMGFYMPGAALLAWLSCAGSCYAKYRYHQLPRHLSRVCQEMPLGLAYALDISPVIHRLYTVQPSEQADPALLYHKCQVLFFLIGAFFFSYPYPEKWFPGKCHFFGQGHQIFHVFLVLCTLAQVQAVALDYESRREIYTSLHGNQTHNFSALCFFTVACCLLTAAYMTSKVKCKLNCKGE; from the coding sequence ATGGCAACCATTGTCCCGGAAAAACTTAGTCGCCTTTTCATTAATGTGCAGCAGCTTTGGCAGGTCCCCAGGCTGCTGGAAACGGCATTCCCCTCGCCTCCCTGCACCGTGGGTACCTCAGATGTGCCTAAGGTCTTCTGGAAACCCTACATTCACACCGGCTACAGACCCCTCAACCGGACCTGGAAGTATTACTTCTTGACGCTTTTCCAGCCGCACAACGAAGCTGTCAACGTCTGGACTCACCTCGTGGCTGCACTAATCCTGCTGTTGAGGTTCCAGCGTCTTTCCCAGACGGTGGATTTTGTGAGCGATCCTCATGCCCATCCCCTGTTCATCATTGCCATTGCTTCTATCACCTACCTAACCTTCAGCACCCTGGCTCACCTCCTCCAAGCCAAATCAGAGGTCTGGCATTATAGCTTCTTTTTCATGGACTATGTGGGAGTAGCCATTTACCAGTACAGCAGTGCCTTGGTGCATTACTACTATGCCATTGAGCCAGACTGGCATGCAAGGATCATGGGGTTTTACATGCCGGGGGCTGCTTTGCTAGCTTGGTTATCGTGTGCAGGTTCCTGTTATGCTAAATATAGATACCATCAGCTTCCCCGCCATCTGAGCAGGGTGTGTCAGGAAATGCCCTTGGGCCTGGCATATGCTCTAGACATTAGCCCAGTAATTCACCGGCTCTACACTGTTCAGCCCTCTGAGCAGGCCGATCCAGCCCTTTTATACCACAAATGCCAGGTGCTGTTTTTTCTTATCGGTGCTTTTTTCTTCTCGTACCCTTATCCAGAGAAATGGTTTCCGGGGAAATGTCATTTCTTTGGGCAGGGGCATCAGATCTTCCACGTTTTTCTGGTGCTGTGCACCCTAGCCCAGGTGCAGGCGGTGGCTCTGGACTATGAGTCAAGGAGGGAGATCTACACCAGTCTGCATGGTAACCAGACTCACaatttctctgccctgtgcttcTTCACCGTAGCCTGCTGCCTCCTCACTGCCGCTTACATGACCAGCAAAGTGAAGTGCAAACTGAATTGCAAAGGAGAATGA